From Oryza sativa Japonica Group chromosome 4, ASM3414082v1, one genomic window encodes:
- the LOC4335944 gene encoding endoglucanase 11: MMVSCSRMMIMSPSSSSSSWRALVLVAAAVLSFSGHVVVAAAAAGHPDYADALAKSILFFQGQRSGRLPPDQAVKWRSNSGLSDGSAANVDLTGGYYDGGDNVKFGFPMAFTTTMLSWGVVEYGGRMRGRVLRDARDAVRWAADYLLRAATATPGVLYVGVGDPDADHRCWERPEDMDTPRAVYSVSASSPGSDVAAETAAALAAASLALRAADPGYSRRLLAAARDVMAFAVRHQGKYSDHVGGDVGAYYASYSGYQDELLWGSAWLLWATRNASYLDYLASLGANDGVDMFSWDNKLAGARVLLSRRALVNGDRRLDAFRRLAEDFICRILPGSPSSTTQYTPGGMMYKSGHANLQYVTSASFLLTTFAKYMAVSNHTFSCQSLPVTAKTLRALARKQVDYILGANPQGMSYMVGYGARFPQRIHHRGASMPSVAAYPAHIGCQEGFSGYFNAGGANPNVHTGAVVGGPDQHDAFPDERGDYDRSEPTTYTNAALVGCLAYFAGSYRS; this comes from the exons CTCTCGtgcttgtcgccgccgccgtcttgtcATTCTCCGgccatgtcgtcgtcgccgccgccgccgccggacaccCTGATTACGccgacgcgctcgccaagtcgaTTCTCTTCTTCCAAGGGCAGAGGTCCGGCCGCCTTCCGCCGGACCAGGCCGTCAAGTGGAGGTCCAACTCCGGCCTCTCCGACGGTTCGGCGGCGAAC GTTGACCTCACCGGCGGCTactacgacggcggcgacaacgtCAAGTTCGGGTTCCCGATGGCGTTCACGACGACGATGCTGTCGTGGGGCGTCGTGGAGTACGGCGGGCGGATGCGGGGGCGCGTACTCCGCGACGCGCGCGACGCGGTGCGGTGGGCGGCGGACTACCTCCtcagggcggcgacggcgaccccgGGTGTGctctacgtcggcgtcggcgacccCGACGCCGACCACCGGTGCTGGGAGCGGCCGGAGGACATGGACACGCCGCGGGCCGTGTACTCGGTGTCGGCGTCGAGCCCCGGGTCGGACGTGGCCGCCGAgaccgcggcggcgctcgccgccgcgtcgctggCGCTCAGGGCCGCCGACCCGGGGTACTCCCGGAGGCTgctcgcggcggcgagggacgtCATGGCGTTCGCCGTGCGGCACCAGGGGAAGTACAGCGACCACgttggcggcgacgtgggcgcctACTACGCCTCCTACTCCGGCTACCAGGACGAGCTCCTGTGGGGGTCCGCGTGGCTTCTCTGGGCGACGAGGAACGCCTCCTACCTCGACTACCTCGCCTCCCTCGGCGCCAACGACGGCGTCGACATGTTCAGCTGGGACAACAAGCTCGCCGGAGCGCGCGTCCTCCTGTCGCGG AGGGCGCTGGTGAATGGCGATCGGAGGCTGGACGCGTTCCGGCGGCTGGCGGAGGACTTCATCTGTAGGATCCTGCcggggtcgccgtcgtcgacgacgcaGTACACGCCCGGCGGGATGATGTACAAGTCCGGTCACGCCAACCTGCAGTACGTCACCTCGGCCAGCTTCCTCCTCACCACGTTCGCCAAGTACATGGCCGTCTCCAACCACACCTTCTCCTGCCAGAGCCTCCCTGTCACCGCCAAGACCCTCCGAGCTCTCGCCAGGAAACAG GTGGACTACATCCTGGGCGCGAACCCGCAGGGGATGTCGTACATGGTGGGCTACGGCGCGCGGTTCCCGCAGAGGATACACCACAGGGGGGCGTCGATGCCGTCGGTGGCGGCGTACCCGGCGCACATCGGCTGCCAGGAAGGGTTCAGCGGCTACTTCAACGCCGGCGGCGCCAACCCCAACGTCCacaccggcgccgtcgtcggcgggcCGGACCAGCACGACGCGTTCCCTGACGAGCGCGGCGACTACGACCGGTCGGAGCCGACGACGTACACCAACGCCGCCCTCGTCGGCTGCCTCGCCTACTTCGCCGGCAGCTACAGGAGCTga